In bacterium, a single window of DNA contains:
- a CDS encoding YciI family protein yields MRYLCLIYTEETKLGAMSKSEWDTLESEVLAYEGELRKRGYFVLAEALQSARAATIVRVRSGTLSTTDGPFAETKEQLGGFYLINAKDLNEAIQVAAKNPGARLGSIEVRPIREPEHQ; encoded by the coding sequence ATGAGGTACCTATGCCTGATCTATACTGAGGAGACGAAACTCGGCGCAATGTCCAAGAGCGAGTGGGACACGTTGGAAAGCGAAGTCCTCGCCTACGAGGGGGAGCTCAGGAAGAGAGGCTACTTTGTTCTCGCGGAGGCCCTCCAATCCGCTCGGGCGGCCACGATCGTGCGGGTCCGCAGCGGCACGCTATCCACGACCGACGGTCCCTTCGCCGAGACCAAGGAGCAGTTAGGCGGATTCTACCTGATCAACGCGAAGGACCTGAACGAGGCCATCCAGGTGGCCGCGAAGAACCCAGGAGCGCGTCTCGGGAGCATCGAAGTGCGGCCGATCCGGGAGCCCGAGCACCAGTAA